The genomic DNA GTGCAGGGCGAGGCCGAGGCCCGCGCGTGGCTGGAGTCGCTGCCGTGAGTGCATGTCAGTACCGCTGGGCGATGGTCTTGGTCTGGAGAAACCAGAACAGGTAGTCCGGGCCGCCCACCTTGGCGTTCGTGCCGCTCATGCCGTAACCGCCGAAGGCGTGCGTGCCCGACAGCGCGCCGGTGCACTTGCGGTTCACGTACAGGTTACCCACGTGCATGCGCTGGCGGGCCGCGGCGATCTTCGCGGGGTCGCGGCTGTAGAACGACGCGGTCAGGCCGTACTCGCTGTCGTTCGCCAGGGCGATCGCGTGCTCCCACGACTCCGCGCGCGTGAAGGTCAGCACCGGGCCGAACAGTTCCTCCTGGAATAGGGAATCGCCGGGCGCCACGTCCGCCAGGATGGTGGGGGAGACGTAGCCGCCGGTGCGCTCACCGGTGTCGGGGCGGTCGCCGCCCAGCACCAGCCGCGCGTCGCCGTGCTTGCCGGCCAGCGCCGCCATGATCCGCTCGGCGCTGCGCTCATGGATCACCGGGCCAAGGTCCGCGTTGTCCTCCGGCAGGCCGCCGCGCAGCGTGCGGGTCAGGGACACGACCTTCTCCAGCAGGTCGTCGTACACGTCCGCCTCCGCGATCACGCGTGAGCACGCGCTGCACTTCTGGCCGCTGTACCCGAACGCGGCCTGCACGATGCCCAGCGCGGCGGCGTCCACGTCGGCGTCGGCGCAGACCACTGTGGGGTCTTTCCCGCCCATCTCGGCAATCACGCGCTTGAGCCACGTCTGTCCTGGCTGCACCCGCGCGGCCCGCTCGTAGATGCGGCAGCCCACCGCCTTGCTGCCCGTGAAGGCGATCATGCGGACGCGGGGATGGTCGACCAGCGGATCGCCCAGCACGTCGTTCGTACCGGTCAGGAACTGGATCACGCCGCGCGGCAGCCCGGCCTCGAACAGCAGCTCGACCAGCAGGTAGCTCGACAGCGGCGTCTCCGGCGCGGGCTTCCAGATCACGGTGTTTCCGGCGGCGATCGCGCCCAGGGCCATGCCCAGTGGGATCGCGCTGGGGAAGTTCCACGGACTGATGCACGCGACCACGCCCAGCGGCTCGTACACCGTGGTGACGTGCTCGTCCGGCATGGGAGCCACCGGCTTGCCCTGCGCCCAGCGCAGCGCCTCACGCGCGAAGACCTCGAAGTGATCGACCGACTCGGCCACCTCGCCGTCCGCCTCGGTCCAGTTCTTGCCGTTCTCCAGGGTCATCACGGCGTTGAACTCCAGGCGGCGCGCACGCAGCAGGGTCGCGGCCCGCTTGAAGATGCTGGCGCGTTGCAGCGGATCGCTGTAGCGCCACTCCTCGAAGGCGTCCGTCGCGGCCTGCACCGCCCGCTCCAGCTGGTCCGGCGTGGCGTTCTGGGCGTACCACACGGTCTCGCGGGTGTCGGCGGGATTGCGCACGGCGGTGGTGCCGTCGCCGTGTTCTTCTCGCCCGCCGATGATCAGGGGCAGGGTGCGGCCCACGTGCTGCTCGCGCACGGACCGGAACGCGGCGCGCTGCGCTTCGGCCACAGTGGGATCGGAATAGCGGTGGTACGGCTCGTGCTCGAAGGGCAGCAGTCCTGCCAGCATCGTCTGGGTCATGGGCGTCTCCTTGTGGTGGCGCGAGCCTAACACGGCCACCCTGGGAGCGGAAGATGCGCTGTCAGACGCACAATTTCGTCCGTTTCCACCTCGACAGGGTGGCCTGTCGCCCCCTGTGGACTTTGCAATTGACAGGCGGTCACGCCACGGTCATGTGGCGCGCTCCACCATCTCTCCACCCGGGCCACATCCGCGCCCGACGCCCGCACCCGGAGGTCACGATGCATGTTCCCGCCATTCCGCACGGCTCCCACCCCATCGGCAATTACCGCCTTGAGGTCGATCCACACGGCGGCTCCCTGATCCGGGTGCAGGTGGCCGGCGCGTGGCACACCGTCACGCCCGCCACGGCCGAGGAGGGCCGCACCCTCATCAGCGTGCTGCATTCCCCGTTCGCGTGCGTGGAGGAGGGCTGGATCGTCGGCCGGCGCTCGCCCTGAGTCAGTCCGCCGGTCGGCCCGCCCACAGCGCCGCGCCGATCAGCCCGGCGTCGGCGCCCAGCTCCGCGTGCACGATTTCCGGGCGGTAGCGCGGCGGGAAGTGCTCCAGGGCCATGCGCACCCGGTCCAGGTATCCGCTCCGCAGGCCCACGCTGCCGCCCAGCGCGACGCGCGTGATGCCCAGCAGGGCGGCCACGTCCGCGCTCTTCCACGCGATCAGTGCCGCAGAGCGCGAGTACGCGGCCTCGGCGCGCTCGTCCCCGGCCTCGGCGGCGTCACACAGCGCGCGCGCGTCCACATGCCCAAGCAGGTGGGCTCGGGCGTTCAGGGCGGTGCCACTCGACTCGAATTCCAGCGGCCCCAGGGCGCCCAGCGGCGGCACCGGGGTGCCCGGCGCCCACGCCGCCGGCACCGACACGAAGCCGAGTTCCGCGTCCAGGCCGTTGCCTGCCAGGTGCAGCCGCCCGCCCAGGATCAGGCCCGCGCCCACGCCGGTGCTGACCGTCACGAACATGAACTCCGGCGCGCCCCGACCGGCTCCAGCCTGCGCCTCGCCCCACGCGGCGGCCCGGGCGTCGTTCAGCGCCCGGCACGGCAGGCCCAGGCCCCCACTCAGGCGCTGTGCGAGGGGAATGTCCACCCAGCCCGGGAAGGTGTGCGTGGCGGTCGCCGTGACGCGGCCCTGCGCCACCGCGCCCGCGCACGCCACGCCCAGGGCGGTGGCCCGCGCCGCCAGCGGGCGGGCCAGGGCCACGGCTGCGGGAATCACGGCGTCCGGGGTGGACGGTTTGGGCGTGGCGGCCTCCACGCGCTCCGTGATCCGGCCGCCGACCACCAGGGCGGCGCGCATGGACGTGCCGCCCACGTCCAGGGCCAGCAGCGCTCCGCTCACGCCCGCCCCCGCACCGTCAGGGGAAAGACGCCGGTGAACAGCCGCGGCCAAGCCAGCCGCGGTGGTCCGGCCGTGAGGTCCAGGCCCTCGGCGGCGAAGTGCGTGTCCCACAGCGCCTGGATACGCGGCGTGATCACGTCCCGCAGGTGCGCCTCGGCCGCGTCCCGCTGTGCGCCCAGGTCGAAGGGACTGGGGTCCACCAGGCGGGACCGGACCTCGCTGCGGGCCCAGCCCTGGTACAGCGCGTCGTCCACCATGCGCGAAAACAGCGCGCCGGCGTGCTCGGCGCGGTCCGTGACCAGCGGGGCGAGCTTCCCGAACGCGACGGCCGAGCCCAGCGTGTTTCCGGCCGTGTTCCACGCGCTGTAGCCGGCCAGCCGGGCGAGGGAGAGCGGCTGCATCAGGCGCCACAGCCGCCACTCCGCGCCGTTCGGGTACGCGATGTCCGCCACGCTGACCGTCCGGCCGGCCGCCAGGTCGGCGCGCAGGTCGTCCACGAAGGCGGGCAGGTGGCGCTGCGCGGTGTCCACGGTGGCGTAGTCCGGCTGCCGGTGCGCCTGCCGCGAGCCCGGCGTGTTCACGGCCAGCACGAAGTCCGCCTCGGCAGCGGTGTCGGCGGGCACGCAACCGGCGGCGCGCAGGTGGGCGCGCACGAGATCCCCGGCGGGACGGTCCTCGTACAGCAGGCCCGCGCGGGCGCCGTCCGTGCCGCTGTAGCGCACCCACACCCGCGCGGTCTCCGGCCGCAGGGCGCGGGCCAGCAGCGCGCACGGCACCTCGTCCGCGCCGGGATAGATATCGAGGTGCTCCCACACGCCCAGGTCGTCGGCGCGGGCCTCCAGCAGGCGGCGGTCGTAGGCGGCCAGGCCGTACTCGGTCGTGTCGTCCAGGGTCACGCACAGGTGCGACAGCACGCCGGCGTGCAGCAACTCCAGCGCCCGCAGGTGCAGCGCCCGGTTGCGCTCGCGGGTGCCCAGCCAGTCGGCCAGGACGTCCTGCGGCACGGCGGCGCGGGCGGCGTCCAGCGCGGCACGCTCGCCCGCGCCGTGGCGGGCGTGGCGGTCGAAGGCCGCCGAGTACGCCCGCAGTTCCCGGCCCCACTGACCGTAGTACGGCTTTTCCTCGTGCGGATCGTTGTCGTGGGCCACCCGCACGATCACGCCCGCTGCGTAGATCCGTACGGCGGGGTGGCGGGACTTCACGCGCTCCAGCACGCCCAGCCGCGCCTGCGCGCTGCTCACGTCGTCCGGCACCCGCCGCGCAGGAATCATGCCGCCCAGGCACAGCGTCTCGATGCTCACCACCAGCACGTCCGCGTCCGCCGCCTCGCGCTCCAGCCACGCCGCAAGCGCGTCCGTG from Deinococcus metalli includes the following:
- a CDS encoding L-glutamate gamma-semialdehyde dehydrogenase, with the protein product MTQTMLAGLLPFEHEPYHRYSDPTVAEAQRAAFRSVREQHVGRTLPLIIGGREEHGDGTTAVRNPADTRETVWYAQNATPDQLERAVQAATDAFEEWRYSDPLQRASIFKRAATLLRARRLEFNAVMTLENGKNWTEADGEVAESVDHFEVFAREALRWAQGKPVAPMPDEHVTTVYEPLGVVACISPWNFPSAIPLGMALGAIAAGNTVIWKPAPETPLSSYLLVELLFEAGLPRGVIQFLTGTNDVLGDPLVDHPRVRMIAFTGSKAVGCRIYERAARVQPGQTWLKRVIAEMGGKDPTVVCADADVDAAALGIVQAAFGYSGQKCSACSRVIAEADVYDDLLEKVVSLTRTLRGGLPEDNADLGPVIHERSAERIMAALAGKHGDARLVLGGDRPDTGERTGGYVSPTILADVAPGDSLFQEELFGPVLTFTRAESWEHAIALANDSEYGLTASFYSRDPAKIAAARQRMHVGNLYVNRKCTGALSGTHAFGGYGMSGTNAKVGGPDYLFWFLQTKTIAQRY
- a CDS encoding ROK family protein yields the protein MSGALLALDVGGTSMRAALVVGGRITERVEAATPKPSTPDAVIPAAVALARPLAARATALGVACAGAVAQGRVTATATHTFPGWVDIPLAQRLSGGLGLPCRALNDARAAAWGEAQAGAGRGAPEFMFVTVSTGVGAGLILGGRLHLAGNGLDAELGFVSVPAAWAPGTPVPPLGALGPLEFESSGTALNARAHLLGHVDARALCDAAEAGDERAEAAYSRSAALIAWKSADVAALLGITRVALGGSVGLRSGYLDRVRMALEHFPPRYRPEIVHAELGADAGLIGAALWAGRPAD
- a CDS encoding DUF4127 family protein — translated: MPPSPRVLLIPPDTRPPTLDLPAQLARMTGAQVRVPPPQALPEFFTPGDTDALAAWLEREAADADVLVVSIETLCLGGMIPARRVPDDVSSAQARLGVLERVKSRHPAVRIYAAGVIVRVAHDNDPHEEKPYYGQWGRELRAYSAAFDRHARHGAGERAALDAARAAVPQDVLADWLGTRERNRALHLRALELLHAGVLSHLCVTLDDTTEYGLAAYDRRLLEARADDLGVWEHLDIYPGADEVPCALLARALRPETARVWVRYSGTDGARAGLLYEDRPAGDLVRAHLRAAGCVPADTAAEADFVLAVNTPGSRQAHRQPDYATVDTAQRHLPAFVDDLRADLAAGRTVSVADIAYPNGAEWRLWRLMQPLSLARLAGYSAWNTAGNTLGSAVAFGKLAPLVTDRAEHAGALFSRMVDDALYQGWARSEVRSRLVDPSPFDLGAQRDAAEAHLRDVITPRIQALWDTHFAAEGLDLTAGPPRLAWPRLFTGVFPLTVRGRA